The Nicotiana tabacum cultivar K326 chromosome 14, ASM71507v2, whole genome shotgun sequence genome contains a region encoding:
- the LOC142168994 gene encoding uncharacterized protein LOC142168994, with protein sequence MPLSIYRKLEKEIGKIRSAPIFLQLTDQTTLIPEGIVEDVLVRVDNFVFSVDLIVVNMEENKEVSLIIGRPFLATCIAILDIHERKLMLRVGEETVTFEMNIKMGVKKEKPTASVE encoded by the coding sequence atgcctctatctatttacaggaaactggagaaggagattggaaaGATAAGGTCAGCGCCAATATTTTTGCAGCTGACAGACCAAACAACTCtgatacccgaggggatagtggaagatgtcttagttcgggtagataattTTGTATTTTCTGTTGATCTTATAGTagtgaatatggaggagaacaaagAGGTCTCCCTCATcataggaagaccattcttagcaacgtGTATAGCAATATTAGATATACACGAGAGAaagctcatgcttagagtgggtgaggagactgtaACTTTTGAGATGAATATAAAAATGGGGGTAAAAAAGGAGAAGCCAACTGCAAGTGTTGAGTAG